The nucleotide window TTGTTGTGAATGCTCCTGTGTTGTCAATTACCAATGCATTATCGATTCCGTATTGGGTATAATCGATTTCTTCAGGAATATTGGCGGTGATCATATGAACAGTAGTTCCATTTATGATGAGCGCATTGTTTTTTGCATCGGCAATTACAGAACCTTGAAAATCGCCATGAATGGAATCATAACGTAATAAAGAAGCTCTTTTTTCCAGGCTCGTTGCATCGTTTTTGTCTCTTGTTACAATGGCTCTCAAACGCATTTGTTCTCCTTTTCCTGTTTTGGACATTAATTCTCGTGCCAATAATCGGCCAATTCGTCCAAAGCCATAAAGTACTACATCTTTGGGTTGGATTTCTTCTGAGAATTTGGCTTGCTTTAGTTTGTCCAAAACAAAATGTCTGGCATCTGGATATTTTTCATCTTCCAATCGGTATTCGTAAGTGAGTTTCCCGATGTCTAGTTTTGCAGGCGGTAAATCCAAAGTCAGGATAACATTGGCAATTTCAACAGAATCTGAAACAGAGATTGGTTTGCCTACAAACTTCCCTGCGTATTCGTGTAAGTTGATTATTTCGCTTACATTTTTGTCGATTAATTGATTGCGGAACAAAACAAGTTCAATTGATTTGTCGTACCATAAATCACTAATTATTTTAATTAATTCTACTCCGGAACGTCTTCTGTCGGCTTGAAACGTGACCTCTTTTTCGTATAAATCTATGTAAGTCATTTTGAAAAGCTACTTGTTATATAAATATGTTTTTTTGTGATTTTTGTGCAAAAGTATTTATTTCAATCGATTTCGTAACTTTTTTTATAACTTTTTTTGTGTTTTTTTGAAATAAAAAAAGCCAACTTGTAGAAACAAGCTGGCTTAGAATTTATGGTTTTAACTTTTTAGATGATGATTCGCATGATCTCACCGTTTTTATTTATCATTTCGATACGGATACTTTGTTTATCGTCTTTATTATTCAAAAGTTTAGAAACCGTTTCTACATTGGTTGCTTTTACGTTGTCAATACTCAAAATTATATTTCCGACAAGTTCATTACTATATTGCTCCAAATTCTCGTTGTTAATGGATTTGATTTTCACACCATAGCCCAATTTGAATTTCTTTTTGTCGGCAGCATCGATGTTTTCAAGTTCGATTCCTTTGAATTCTGTATTAAAGTTGTCGTTTTTACTCAACACAACAGGAACCACTAAATTTTTGTTGTCTCTTATAATGGTTACCTGTACTTTGTCATTCGGTCTTTTGGTGTTTACATATCCCGAAAGATCGGCAAATGTGTTAATATCTTGATTGTCTATCTTGACAATAATATCACCTTTTTGCAATTTGGCTTTTTCGGCACCCGAGTTTTTGGATACAGCTTTAATGTAAAAGCCTTCGGTTTGTGTAACTCCCAGTTCTTTGGAAGCGGTACCGTTTAGTTCTCCGCCTTCAACTCCCAGAATTCCTCTTTGCACATTTCCAAATTCCATAATGTCTTCGATTATTTTTCGGGCATTATTAGAAGGAACAGCAAAGGAATAGCCAACATAAGAACCAGTCATTGACGAAATCATAGTGTTGATTCCTATCAGTTCACCACGAGTATTTACAAGTGCGCCTCCGCTGTTTCCAGGGTTTACGGCGGCATCAGTTTGAATGAAAGACTGAATTCCTCTTGTGTCTAGGTTTCTGGCTTTCGCCGAAATAATACCTGCAGTTACGGTTGATGTCAAGTTGTACGGATTACCAACAGCCAATACCCATTCGCCTACTTTAACCGAATCGGAATTGGCAAATGTGGAATACGGCAATTTTTCATCGGCATTGATTTTTAGCAAGGCAATGTCCATTTTGGAATCGGTTCCGATAAGTTTTGCCTTATACGTTTTTTTGTTGTTCAGGGTTATTTCAATGTCGGTTGCATCTTTCACCACGTGATTATTGGTTACAATATATCCGTCTTCAGAAATAATAACTCCCGATCCAGTTCCAACTTGTTCCTGTTGTTGCTGGCCTCCATAACCGTAAAAATATTCCATAATAGGATTGGTAACAGTTCGTACCGATACATTTTTTACGTGTACTACGGTGTGAATTGTTTTTTCTGCCGCGACTGTAAAGTCAACGTTTTCAGCGCCCAAACTAGTTTGTCGATTGTAGTAGTCGGGGGCGATTGTAGTAATTCCATTTTTGTTGGAAGAAAAATAACCATTGTTGTCAAATAATAATTTGTATGCGCCCAGGGTGGTAGCGCCGCTCAACAATGATACCAGAAATAATTTTGAAATTTGTTTCATGATTAAAACATATTTTATTTAGTTATCTGATAACGAATTTAACAGATTTTTTTTTTCGTTGAATATGGATTAACGCTCTTTAACAATGATTAACAATTCATTAATAGTTTGTACTTTTGTGTGGTAAAAAATTGAAATAATAATGCAATTAGAATTTTATAAATACCAAGGTACTGGAAACGATTTTGTTATGATTGACAATCGTTCTGGTTTTTTTCCAAAAGAAGACACGCAATTAATTGCTCATTTGTGTGACAGACGTTTTGGAATAGGCGGAGACGGTCTTATTTTATTGGAAAATGATTCTGAAACCGATTTCAAAATGGTGTATTACAACTCAGACGGAAATCAAAGTTCAATGTGCGGTAACGGTGGAAGATGTTTAGTGGCTTTCGCCAAAGATTTGAATGTGATTGAAAATGCTACCACATTTATAGCTACAGATGGATTACACCACGCTTCATTTGAAGATAATGGCTTGGTTTCTTTGCAAATGATTGATGTTCCAATAATTGATATCAAAAAAGACCACTCCTTTTTGAATACTGGTTCTCCGCATCATGTTCAAATGGTTGAGGATTTAGAGCATTATAATATAAAAGCAGAAGGTGCTGCAATTCGTTATGGCGAATTATACGGCGCAGCTGGAAGTAATATTAATTTTGTGAAAAAAATTGACGATACCACTTTTAGACTTCGTACCTACGAAAGAGGAGTTGAAGACGAGACTTTGGCTTGTGGAACTGGAGCAACTGCAGTCGCAATCGCTATGAACGCAACAGGACAAACAGCTGCTACGGCCATTAACGTAAATGTTGAAGGTGGGAAATTAGTAGTTTCATTCGATAAAGGAGAAAACGGTTTTACAAATGTTTTCTTGAAAGGGCCAGCAGAATTCGTTTTCAAAGGAACAATAGAAATTTAAGATTGTAGATTTAATATGGCAGATTTTAGATTTTCTGCTATCTGCAATCAACAATCAGAAATCAACAATCAGAAATCTTAATGATAACATTAAAAGGCGATACTATTTACCTTCGAGCACTTGAACCCAATGATTTGGAATTTATTTATGCGATGGAAAATGACCAAAGCATTTGGGAGGTGAGCAATACTCATACGCCTTACAGTCGTTTTTTGGTGAAGCAGTATTTGGAAAATGCCCATCAGGATATTTATGAAGCCAAACAATTGCGATTAGCGATTTGTCAGGATCAAGACTTTCCGGCTTTGGGTTTGATTGATTTATTTGATTTTGATCCAAAAAATAATAGAGCAGGAATTGGCATCGTGATTCAGGGCGAAGAGAACAGAAATCAAAATATTGGTTCCGAAGCTTTGGGCTTACTTATTCGATATGCTTTTATAAATCTTAATTTGCACCAATTATATGCAAATATTGGTTGCGAAAATAAGGCAAGTTTGTCTCTTTTTACTAAATTTGGTTTCGAAAAAATAGGCGTAAAAAAAGATTGGACTTTGATAAATGGAGTTTACAAAGACGAGGCAATTTTTCAGTTAATTAATAATCAAACAAGTGACAGCTAACTGTCGCAGTAATCTAAATTTTTTATTTTGAAGCAAAAAAAAATAATCTCATTAGTTGCGGTTGCATTAATATCCATATTGATTGTTTGTGGAGCAGTTTTGATGTATAAGGTTTTTAGTGGCAACACTAAATTTAAAGAAAAAGAAGTGTACGTTTATGTACCTACAGGTTCTGATTATGAGCAGGTAAAGAAAATAATTGCGCCGTATGTAGAGAATTTGGATCGTTTTGAGTTGGTTGCCAATAAAGCAAGCTATCCTGAAAATGTAAAACCAGGGCGTTTTTTATTAAAAAACGGAATGAGCAGCTATGACTTGGTTCGAGCGATGCGAAAAAACGATCCCGTAAGTTTGGCTTTTAATAATCAAGAGCGTATTGAGAATTTGGCTGGCAGAGTGGGTTCACAAATCGAACCGGACAGTTTGGAACTTTTAAATACATTTAGAGATTCCATTTTTTTGAAAGAAAACGGATTTACTGAAGAGAACGTACTGGCTATGTTTATTCCAAATACATACGAAGTTTATTGGAATACTCCGGCGGTAAAGTTCCGTGATAAAATGATAAAGGAATATAATAAATTTTGGAACAAAGAGCGTACCGCAAAAGCAGAAGCACAAGGTTTAACTCCCGTTCAGGCAACGATTTTGGCTTCGATAGTGCATAAAGAGTCGGTTAAAAAAGATGAAAGACCTAGAATTGCAGGCGTTTATTTGAACAGGTTGAAATTGGGAATGCCATTGCAGGCAGATCCAACCGTGATTTTTGCGATGAAAAAGAAATCCAACGATTTTAATCAGGTTATCAAAAGAGTTTTTTATAATGATTTGATAATGAAATCGCCTTATAACACTTATGTAAATGTTGGGCTTCCTCCAGGACCAATCGCCATGCCTGATATTACGGCACTAGAGGCGGTTTTAAATCCCGAAAAGAACAATTATATTTATTTTTGTGCCAGTGTAGACCGTTTTGGTTATCACGAATTTGCCGCTACTTTGGCGGAGCATAATGTCAATGCCAAAAAATATTCGGATTGGATTAATGGCCAAGGAGTACAGCGATAGTTTTTTTATATCAAAAGAAAATTTTAAAAAACTTCAAAATTGTTTAAGGACAGTTTTGAAGTTTTTTTTTGCTTTAAAAAAATATATTATTATCATTTCAAACGTTATCATGAAATAGGTTTTTTGTAATTATTTCAGTGTTATTTTGATTTCTTTTAGACTTTTTTACTTTTTTTAAACAAGAATAAACTTATATATTTTGTTTGATTATTTTGTGTTTTTGCAACTTTTTCATTTTTTTCTGAAAGTCAGAACCCTCGAGCTACCAGTTGCTTAAGGTGGGAAAATTTTAAAAAGTTGATAAGTTTAAAGTGTTGATTTTCAGCTTTGTTTTTTAAGTCGTATCTTTGCGATGTAGAAATTTCAGAATGTGACAGGTTTTGAAGAAAACTCAAATATGATAAAAAAATGGTATTATTACACAAGTTTAATTGTCGTAGTTGCTTTTTTAAGCTTAGGTTTTAAACCCTCCAAATTAGAATCTACCCCATGGTTTCTAATTAACGAAACAGATGATACATCCTACTTACTACCATCATTAAATGTGAGCGATTATACCAAATCTGAGATTCCATATACAGGGAACTTTTTTATTGGTTATAAGGAAGCGATAGGCTTCAAAGAATCACAGGGAAAATACAAAAAAATTAATTCTCTCGGCTATTTAGGAAAATACCAATTTGGTATAGAAACTTTAAAAACTATTGGAATTCACAATAGTGATGCATTCTTAAACAGTCCACGATTGCAGGAAAAAGCTTTTGTGGCCCTTTTATCCAAAAACAAATGGGAATTAAGAGGGGTAATTGAAAAGTATGACGGCACCATTTTGAATGGAATCCGAATTACGGAGTCTGGTATTTTGGCAGCTGCTCATCTTGCTGGTGTGGGATCTGTAAAAAAGTTTTTCAGATACAATGGGAAACGTTTTTTTAGAGACATTTACGGAACTTCACTAAGAAGTTATCTGAAAAATTTTGGAGGTTACGATACTTCCTTTATTGTAGCTGACAGTACTCCAAGTCTTGAATAAATTCTTGAATTTTAAATTATATTTAAGAGGCGGTTTGAAAATTTCAAAACCGCCTCTTAAATTCAATCTACATTGGCAATAATCTGACCATTGGGATCGACTTTTAGTTTAATTATTTCATTTTCTTTTTTCAGTTTTAGGCTGTACTCTTTTTTCTTAATATTGCCATTTTCTTGTGAGTATAAAAATTTGTCATTTACAATTTGCCAACCTGGGTAAGCTTTGTAGATAGAGTAGATTACTTGAACGGGCAGTTGTGTATTATTGTATTTTTCTATAACGCTGGTAAGTTTTCCATTTGCATCATAAGTGGCGGTCAAAATTCCTTTTTCTCCTTCCAAGATTACGAGAAAATTGTCATAACCTTCGTAATCTTTGCCTAAATTATAGGCAACAAAATCACTTTGAAGTTTTTTTACACTTGGGTCTGGATTTTTGTCGGGCAAATAATATGAAAAATCTTTTCCTGCATTTCTAACAACAATCTCAGGCAGTTCTACTGACTTCATTGCTTTTTCATCGTTTCCTTCCATTTCTTTGTTCTGTGAGAATGTGGTGAGATGAACTCCTAAAATTAATACTATAATCAAAACTGTTTTCATAATATTCTCTTTAAATTAATATTATATTTTGAAAGCTGACTTTTAAAATAAAGATGAAGGTCTATCATGGTTGCTTCCCCTTTTTGTTGTTTATTTATTTTAAAAATCTATGATAAATGTAGCTTAATTATAACTTGCTGTGTGTTAACGGTTTGTGTGTTTGTGTTAATTTATAGAATGATTTTATTCAGATAGAATGTTATAATATTTAGTTCTAAAGTATTTAATCCGTATTTTTTACATAACGATAAAATAGTAGGATTAGGTTTTAAAATATTTGGAATCAAAAAGCAGCTGATTATCTGATTTTGGAATTTACTTTTGTTTGTTTCACTACCTTTTTTGTATTTACAAATGACAGCGTTTTTCTTAGTGATTTTGATAAAAAAAATCGATACTCTAACTGATTGCTAAAGTATCGAATGAAGATGATAAAAGGCTGTTTCAAATAGTACAAGATGTAATTCAAAAGAGAACTTTTATGAATCCATTAAAATTTCCAATATTTGAATCGCGGCATCGCTAATTTTTGTTCCGGGGCCAAAAATGGCAACTGCTCCGGCATCAAATAAAAATGGATAATCCTGAGGTGGAATAACTCCGCCTACAATGACCATAATGTCTTCTCTTCCGTATTTTTTGAGTTCTTTAATTACTTGCGGAACCAATGTTTTATGACCTGCCGCGAGTGAGGATATTCCGAGGATATGCACATCATTTTCGACAGCTTGTTTTGCCGTTTCTGCAGGTGTTTGAAATAATGGGCCAATATCTACGTCAAAACCTACATCGGCATAACCGGTTGCAACTACTTTGGCGCCGCGGTCATGACCATCCTGTCCCATTTTGGCAATCATGATTCTTGGTCTGCGCCCTTCCTGTTTGGCAAATTGGTCTGCCAGTTGTTTTGCTTTTTCAAAGCTTTTATCGTCTTTCATTTCTTTGCTGTAAACTCCGCTAAAAGATTTAATATGTGCTTTATATCTTCCAAATGCAGTTTCGAGTGCATCACTGATTTCTCCCAAAGTACAACGGTTTCTTGCCGATTCAATAGCAAATTCGAGTAAGTTTCCTTCTCCAGTTTCG belongs to Flavobacterium gilvum and includes:
- a CDS encoding glyceraldehyde-3-phosphate dehydrogenase; its protein translation is MTYIDLYEKEVTFQADRRRSGVELIKIISDLWYDKSIELVLFRNQLIDKNVSEIINLHEYAGKFVGKPISVSDSVEIANVILTLDLPPAKLDIGKLTYEYRLEDEKYPDARHFVLDKLKQAKFSEEIQPKDVVLYGFGRIGRLLARELMSKTGKGEQMRLRAIVTRDKNDATSLEKRASLLRYDSIHGDFQGSVIADAKNNALIINGTTVHMITANIPEEIDYTQYGIDNALVIDNTGAFTTKEALSRHLISKGVDKVLLTAPGKGIPNIVHGVNQNEYNPDEIDIFSAASCTTNAITPILKAIEDTLGVVKGHLETIHAYTNDQNLVDNMHKKYRRGRAAALNMIITETGAGSAVAKALPSLEGKLTSNAIRVPVPNGSLVVLNLEVNKKASVETINNIIKKYALEGELVEQIKYSINNELVSSDIVGTSAPSIYDSNATIVSNNGKNIVLYIWYDNEYGYSHQVIRLAKYIAKVRRFTYY
- a CDS encoding S1C family serine protease, with the translated sequence MKQISKLFLVSLLSGATTLGAYKLLFDNNGYFSSNKNGITTIAPDYYNRQTSLGAENVDFTVAAEKTIHTVVHVKNVSVRTVTNPIMEYFYGYGGQQQQEQVGTGSGVIISEDGYIVTNNHVVKDATDIEITLNNKKTYKAKLIGTDSKMDIALLKINADEKLPYSTFANSDSVKVGEWVLAVGNPYNLTSTVTAGIISAKARNLDTRGIQSFIQTDAAVNPGNSGGALVNTRGELIGINTMISSMTGSYVGYSFAVPSNNARKIIEDIMEFGNVQRGILGVEGGELNGTASKELGVTQTEGFYIKAVSKNSGAEKAKLQKGDIIVKIDNQDINTFADLSGYVNTKRPNDKVQVTIIRDNKNLVVPVVLSKNDNFNTEFKGIELENIDAADKKKFKLGYGVKIKSINNENLEQYSNELVGNIILSIDNVKATNVETVSKLLNNKDDKQSIRIEMINKNGEIMRIII
- the dapF gene encoding diaminopimelate epimerase, with the translated sequence MQLEFYKYQGTGNDFVMIDNRSGFFPKEDTQLIAHLCDRRFGIGGDGLILLENDSETDFKMVYYNSDGNQSSMCGNGGRCLVAFAKDLNVIENATTFIATDGLHHASFEDNGLVSLQMIDVPIIDIKKDHSFLNTGSPHHVQMVEDLEHYNIKAEGAAIRYGELYGAAGSNINFVKKIDDTTFRLRTYERGVEDETLACGTGATAVAIAMNATGQTAATAINVNVEGGKLVVSFDKGENGFTNVFLKGPAEFVFKGTIEI
- a CDS encoding GNAT family N-acetyltransferase; translation: MITLKGDTIYLRALEPNDLEFIYAMENDQSIWEVSNTHTPYSRFLVKQYLENAHQDIYEAKQLRLAICQDQDFPALGLIDLFDFDPKNNRAGIGIVIQGEENRNQNIGSEALGLLIRYAFINLNLHQLYANIGCENKASLSLFTKFGFEKIGVKKDWTLINGVYKDEAIFQLINNQTSDS
- the mltG gene encoding endolytic transglycosylase MltG, producing MKQKKIISLVAVALISILIVCGAVLMYKVFSGNTKFKEKEVYVYVPTGSDYEQVKKIIAPYVENLDRFELVANKASYPENVKPGRFLLKNGMSSYDLVRAMRKNDPVSLAFNNQERIENLAGRVGSQIEPDSLELLNTFRDSIFLKENGFTEENVLAMFIPNTYEVYWNTPAVKFRDKMIKEYNKFWNKERTAKAEAQGLTPVQATILASIVHKESVKKDERPRIAGVYLNRLKLGMPLQADPTVIFAMKKKSNDFNQVIKRVFYNDLIMKSPYNTYVNVGLPPGPIAMPDITALEAVLNPEKNNYIYFCASVDRFGYHEFAATLAEHNVNAKKYSDWINGQGVQR